Part of the Streptomyces sp. NBC_01471 genome is shown below.
TTCGGAAGGCGGTTTTCAGAAGGTCTTGAACGTCCTTCTGATGCGGGTTGATCTGTGCAATCGCCTTCTCGGGGCGCGCGCCCCGCAGCACCTCGCGGTCCAGGCCGGACCCGACGAGGAAGTCCCGGCTGCGGGCGAGGGCACGCTCGACCTCGGCCGCACTCATCCAGCCGACCGCCCCGGCCTTCGGCACGCTGATCCCTGCCGCGCCGCTCGCCCAGCCCGCCGCCGGCGAGCCGCGGAACGGCTCCTGCACGGTGGGACGTTGGACTGCCTCTGCCGGGGGTGCCTGGGTCGGGCGGGCGGTCTCGGCCGCCGGCGGCGGGGAATCAGGGTCGTCGCCTGCGAACAGGTCCACTGTCCGCCCGGGCGCGAGCGCCACCAGCAGCAGCACCAGCGAGGCCAGCAGCCCGACGACGTACCAGCCCGTGCGCCGCTTGGGCCGCGCGGGCGGGTAGCTGCGCCAGCCCTCCATGTCGCGGCCCGGCTCCGCGCGCAGCCGCCTCGCCACGTCGCGGGCCCTCGCCGACGGCTCCTTGGGCGAGCCGGGAGCACCCGCCACCGACTCGCGCAGAAACCGCTCCCACTCCTCGTCGGATCTGGACGAACCGTCCGGCTCCGTACCCGCACCCATCCCCAACCCCCTGGCAACCGGTAGACCGCGGCCCACTCCCCTGGGACGCGTCCGCATAATGACACAGAGCACTGACAGCGAGACCGGCTGGGCGGACGGTGTGGGGGCGCCGTCCTTTCCCCACTGACCGACTCCAGCGCCATCCCAGCGCCCAGTCACACCAAGCCACTTGACCGCCCGCACCGTATCGACCTGTTGACCTATTGACCTGCGGAGAGTCCCACCGGAAGGTCGACGTGCTCCCGACACACGGAGCAGGGGGGCCGGCCGCCCGACCCCGGCCGCCGACCGTGCGGCAGTAAGCGGTCGACTGATCAAGAGTCAGCTCCACGGCCGAGGCGGCTTCGATACGCTCCGTAATAGGATCTTCCGCCGGTAACTCCTCGCGACGATACCGATCCGTCCCTGTTCGGTGTTTTCCGGACACCCGCGCAGAGCCGCCGCCGGAAGTCCTGGCCTGGGTTGAGTCTCCCTCGGGGGGAGACATCAAGCTGGGGGCATGGACAGCGACCCGCTCTATTCCATCGGAGAACTATCCCACCGGACCGGTCTGACGGTGAAGACCATCCGGTTCTACTCCGACCAGGGCATCGTTCCGCCAACCGACCGGACTCCCGCGGGGTACCGGCTTTACGGCCCCGACGCACTCGCACGCCTGAACCTGGCCCGCACACTGCGCGATCTCGGGCTCGGCCTGGCCACCGTGCGCAAGGTGCTGGACCGGGAGGCCTCCATACCGGAAGTCACTGAAGCGCACGCCAACGCCTTGGACGTGCAGATCCAGACTCTCCGCCTGCGCCGGGCAGTACTCCGCGCAGTCGCCAGACGCGGCCCCACCACCCTGGAGATGGACCTCATGCACCGACTCGCCACGCTCTCCCAGGCAGAACGGCACCGACTGGTATCCGGCTTCATCGACGACGCCTTCCAAGGTCTGCGCACCAACCCCGAGTTCGTGACCCTGATGCGATCCGTCCTGCCCGAGCTCCCCGCCGATCCCACGCCCGAACAGGTCGAGGCCTGGGTGGAACTCGCCGGACTCTGCCAGGACCCGGACTTTCGTGTCGCGATACGCCGCACAGCTGAGGATCAGGCGGATGAGTCTTCCCAGCAGGACGTCGGCACTCTGCACGACACTCTCAACCAGGCGATGTGCGAACGAATCGCCGAGGCCGTATCCGCCGGCCTCCTACCGGCCTCGGCGAAAGGCGCATCCCCCACCGACTCGCTGGGCGGCCTCTACGCCGACGCATTCGAGCGCGCCGACGAAGGCGATCTGCGCCGCTGGCTCCTCGCCCGCCTGCAGGCAGCCGCCGACCCACACACCGAACGCTACTGGCAGCTCCTGGCAACGATCAACGGATGGCCCGCATCACCCACGCTCGCTCCCGTTTACTCCTGGTTCACCGCCGCCGTCGGCAAGATCGGTGAAGACATTCCGGGAACGAGCCGTAGACCGCTGCCTACGACTTTCTGGCGGAACAGTGGCCCGTGGAACCCCGAACGGGGGGTGTGAAGGTGGTGAAAGGGTGTGCATGTTTTCGAGCGTGCGCGCCCCCTCAGTGAACCGTTTCCAAGATCGCACGCTGCTACCTTCCGTGCTCGTGATCAATTCCGATATTTCCGCTCCGCACGTTTCGCAGCCGCACAGTGTGCCGCGCGCTCCCGGGCAGGACACTGTCCGGCCGGCCCTCTTTCGCCTGGCGGAGACCGGCGACCGGGCCCGCTTCGACGCACTGCTCGCCTCCGGAGCCGTACGCGAGACGCACGACCGCATCGACGATCAGCTGGACGAGCTGGTGCGCTGTCTGCGGCCCGGCGACTCTCTGTCCGGCGCTCAACTCGCTTCTGCCGTGGACGAGGTGTGCGGGGGAGCCGGCCGGAGCGGTTACGGCACCTGGGTCTGGTATCCCTGGTCCGGGCGGCTGGTCCACGTTCTGCCGGAGCCGGACTTCCGCCGTGTGCGGACCGACCGCAACCGCAACAAGATCACCACGACCGAACAGCGGCACCTGCTCGGCGCCCGGATCGGCGTGATCGGCCTGTCCGTCGGCAACAGCGCAGCGCTCACCTGTGCCATGGAAGGCGTAGGAGGATCGTTCCGTCTGGCGGACTTCGACCACCTCGGGCTGAGCAACCTCAACCGGCTGCGCGCTGGTGTCCATGACCTCGGCGTTCCCAAGACCGTGCTGTGCGCCCGGCAGATGTACGAGATCGACCCCTACCTCGATATCGAGTTGTGGAGCGAGGGCATCACCGAGAACACCCTCGAAGAGTTCTTCGGCGATGCCCAGCACCCCCTCGACCTCCTGATCGAGGAGTGCGACACCCCCTGGGTCAAGGTCGCAGCCCGTGAACACGCCCGTTCCCGCCGTGTCCCCGTCCTGATGGACGCCAACGACCGGGGGCTGCTGGACATCGAGCGCTTCGACGAAGAACAGGATCGCCCTCTCTTCCACGGCCGTTCCGGTGACCTCACCGCACGGGACGTACGCGGCCTCGACCCGGCGGGCACCATGGCGTACCTGCTTCAGATCTGTGACGAGAGCCGGCTGAGCGCTGCGATGACCGACGCACTCGGCCGGATCGGAGACAGCCTGTCCAGCTGGCCGCAACTGGCCAGTGGCGTGATGCTCGGCGGCGCCGTCGTCACCGACACCGCACGACGGATCCTCCTGGACCACCCGGTGAAGTCCGGCCGCTACTACGTCGACCTCGACGAGTTGATCGGCTCGACCCCGGCCCTCGCCGGAGCCGCCTCGTGACGCACCTGCCCGAACTGCACGGCCACCACCTCTGGCTGCGCGAGATGCGAGCCACCGACCTCGCTCCTTTCGAACGGATCCACACCCATCACCTGCTGACCCGCTTCCTCGGCATGGACCGCATGGACGCCCGGCAGGCCCAGGACGCCTTCGCCCAGTGCCTCGCCCAGCCCTACGCACACCCGCGCCGCAAGCACACCATGGCTGTCTGCGTGCCCGGCGACGACACCATGGTCGGCACCATGGGGCTGCTCGTCGAGGAGTACGGGCGCAACGCCATGCTCACCAGCCTGGTGCTTCTGCCCGGCGCCCGGGTCCGTGGCCACGGTCACGAAGCGGGCCGGCTCCTCATGGCCTACGGCTTCGGCCGACTCGGCCTGCACCGCATCCGGGCCGGCCACCGCGCCGACCACAACCGCATGCGGGACATCATGCTCGCAGCCGGCCTCCACCCCGAAGCTACGCTGCGCCAGCTGTTCCACACCCAGGGAACCTGGCACGACGTCACCACCTATGCGGCCGTGTCACCGGAGTGGATCACACAGGCCAGTGCCGCCGAACGCCGCATCCTCGGAGGCGACACCTCACCGGCTCCCAGCGCGACGAACACCACGGACGCCACCGTGAGTTGACCGATGACGTTCCCGACGGAGGACGTGTCAGCCTGGGAACCTGGTCCGGTGCACTACACGTGCACTGCCCGGGGGGCGTTCGCTTTGTGCATGCCGCGGGAGTTGTCCCAGACCACGACGTCACCGATGTGCCACTGGCGCCGGTGGAGGGGAGGCGGTGCAAGCCCCGGTCGCGGCCGGCACCTGCCGACCGCGGTGTCCGGAGTCTGCGACGGGCTCGACCGGTACAAGGCCACGACGATCGACGACGGCCCAGCACGCGATCGGTTCCACAGGCTGCCCGGCCCCGAGCTGTGGTGGCGGCGCCGTCCCCGCGTCCTCACCGGTCACCTCGGGCGTTGGCTTCGCTCGGCCGGTGCCGTCGGCGCCGGCCCGGACACGGCATGACGCTCAGCATCGTGGGATGACGGAACAGCCCGCAGCCTGGGCTGAAC
Proteins encoded:
- a CDS encoding GNAT family protein — protein: MTHLPELHGHHLWLREMRATDLAPFERIHTHHLLTRFLGMDRMDARQAQDAFAQCLAQPYAHPRRKHTMAVCVPGDDTMVGTMGLLVEEYGRNAMLTSLVLLPGARVRGHGHEAGRLLMAYGFGRLGLHRIRAGHRADHNRMRDIMLAAGLHPEATLRQLFHTQGTWHDVTTYAAVSPEWITQASAAERRILGGDTSPAPSATNTTDATVS
- a CDS encoding ThiF family adenylyltransferase; its protein translation is MINSDISAPHVSQPHSVPRAPGQDTVRPALFRLAETGDRARFDALLASGAVRETHDRIDDQLDELVRCLRPGDSLSGAQLASAVDEVCGGAGRSGYGTWVWYPWSGRLVHVLPEPDFRRVRTDRNRNKITTTEQRHLLGARIGVIGLSVGNSAALTCAMEGVGGSFRLADFDHLGLSNLNRLRAGVHDLGVPKTVLCARQMYEIDPYLDIELWSEGITENTLEEFFGDAQHPLDLLIEECDTPWVKVAAREHARSRRVPVLMDANDRGLLDIERFDEEQDRPLFHGRSGDLTARDVRGLDPAGTMAYLLQICDESRLSAAMTDALGRIGDSLSSWPQLASGVMLGGAVVTDTARRILLDHPVKSGRYYVDLDELIGSTPALAGAAS
- a CDS encoding MerR family transcriptional regulator, encoding MDSDPLYSIGELSHRTGLTVKTIRFYSDQGIVPPTDRTPAGYRLYGPDALARLNLARTLRDLGLGLATVRKVLDREASIPEVTEAHANALDVQIQTLRLRRAVLRAVARRGPTTLEMDLMHRLATLSQAERHRLVSGFIDDAFQGLRTNPEFVTLMRSVLPELPADPTPEQVEAWVELAGLCQDPDFRVAIRRTAEDQADESSQQDVGTLHDTLNQAMCERIAEAVSAGLLPASAKGASPTDSLGGLYADAFERADEGDLRRWLLARLQAAADPHTERYWQLLATINGWPASPTLAPVYSWFTAAVGKIGEDIPGTSRRPLPTTFWRNSGPWNPERGV